TCCCTTCCGGGGCCGTCACAGCGCGTTCTTCGGTTCCGCCCGGCCGTGCGACCGAACGACCAGCCGCGCCTCGATCCCGAGGTGCGCTACGTATCTACGGAATCGAATCAAGGATAATCTATGCAGGCAACAGTACGTGACCTCGACGGTGAGGACGCGGGCACGATCGACCTTCCGGACGTCTTCGAGACGCCGATCCGGACGGATCTGATCGAGCGCGCAGTGCTCGCCGCTCAGGCAAACCGGAAACAGGACTACGGCTCGGACGAGTACGCTGGGCTTCGCACGCCTGCGGAGTCTCAGGGTAGCGGCCGCGGCATGGCACACGTGCCACGCGAGAACGGCACTGCCCGACGCGTCCCCCAGGCCGTCAGTGGCCGCCGTGCACACCCACCGAAGGCCGAGAAAGACCAGGGCCTCGACATCAACGACAAGGAGCGAAAGCTCGCGACCCGCGCCGCGATCGCCGCAACGGCGGACGTGGAGACGGTCGCCGAGCGCGGTCACGAGTTCGACGAGGATCTCGAACTCCCGCTCGTTGTCGACGACGAGTTCGAGGGCCTGGAGAAGACCCAGGAGGTCGTCTCCTTGCTCGAAGCGCTCGGCATCCACGAGGACGTCGAACGCGCCGACGAGAACCGATCGGTCCGCGCTGGTCGAGGGACGACCCGCGGACGGAAGTACACGAACCCGCGGTCGATCCTCTTTGTCACGTCGAGCGAGGCAGGCCCGTCCCGAGCGGCCCGCAACCTCGCCGGCGCTGACGTCGCGACGGCAAGCGAGGTCAACACGGAAGACCTCGCCCCCGGCGCGAACGGAGGCCGACTGACAGTGTTCACCGAAAGCGCCATCGAGGAGGTGGCAGACCGATGACGCAGGATCGAGATGTCATCGTTCATCCCCTCGTCACCGAGAAGGCGATGAACGACATGGACTTCGAGAACAAGCTCCAGTTCATCGTCGATGTCGACGCCGCGAAGCCCGAGATCGCCGATGCGATCTCGCATCGCTTCGACGTCGAGGTCGTCGACGTGAACACACAGATCACCATGGACGGTACCAAGAAAGCGACCATCAAGCTCGGCCCCGACGACGCGGCCGACGAAGTCGCATCCAGAATCGGGGTGTTCTGAATATGGGACGACGAATTCAGGGACAACGACGCGGTCGGGGTGGCTCGACGTTCCGAGCCCCCTCGCATCGGTACAAGTCCGACAAACAGCACAAGACCCCCGAAGACAGCGATATCGTCTCCGGAACGGTTGTCGACATCGAACACGACCCGGCGCGCAGCGCGCCGATCGCAGTCGTCGAGTTCGACGACGGCGATCAGCGGATGATCCTCACCCCCGAAGGTGTCGCAGTCGGCGACACGATTCAGGTTGGGATCTCCGCGGAGATCCAGCCGGGCAACACGCTTCCGCTCGCCGAGATTCCGGAAGGTGTCCCCGTCTGTAACGTCGAGTCCAGCCCCGGTGACGGTGGCAAGTTCGCCCGATCCTCGGGCGTCAGCGCCGACCTCATCACGCACGACCGAGATGCGGCCGTCGTGCAGCTGCCAAGCGGCGAGGTCAAGCGACTCGATCCCGAGTGCCGAGCGACCATCGGGGTCGTCGCCGGCGGTGGCCGAACGGAGAAGCCGTTCGTCAAAGCCGGTAACAAGTATCACAAAATGAAAGCCCGGGGCACGAAGTACCCCCGCGTCCGTGGCGTCGCCATGAACGCGGTCGACCACCCCTTCGGTGGCGGTGGCCGCCAGCACCCCGGCAAACCGAAATCCGTCTCGCGGGACACCCCGCCGGGCCGGAAGGTCGGTGACATCGCGTCCAGCCGAACCGGACGAGGTGGAAAAGAATGAGTGGATCAGAATACAGAACCGGTCGCGAAGGCGAGTTCACCTATCGCGGCCATACGCTCGACGAGTTGCAGGACATGGACGTAGACGAAGTCGCGGAACTGCTTCCCGCAC
This genomic window from Natranaeroarchaeum aerophilus contains:
- the rpl4p gene encoding 50S ribosomal protein L4, with translation MQATVRDLDGEDAGTIDLPDVFETPIRTDLIERAVLAAQANRKQDYGSDEYAGLRTPAESQGSGRGMAHVPRENGTARRVPQAVSGRRAHPPKAEKDQGLDINDKERKLATRAAIAATADVETVAERGHEFDEDLELPLVVDDEFEGLEKTQEVVSLLEALGIHEDVERADENRSVRAGRGTTRGRKYTNPRSILFVTSSEAGPSRAARNLAGADVATASEVNTEDLAPGANGGRLTVFTESAIEEVADR
- a CDS encoding 50S ribosomal protein L23, with amino-acid sequence MTQDRDVIVHPLVTEKAMNDMDFENKLQFIVDVDAAKPEIADAISHRFDVEVVDVNTQITMDGTKKATIKLGPDDAADEVASRIGVF
- a CDS encoding 50S ribosomal protein L2, producing the protein MGRRIQGQRRGRGGSTFRAPSHRYKSDKQHKTPEDSDIVSGTVVDIEHDPARSAPIAVVEFDDGDQRMILTPEGVAVGDTIQVGISAEIQPGNTLPLAEIPEGVPVCNVESSPGDGGKFARSSGVSADLITHDRDAAVVQLPSGEVKRLDPECRATIGVVAGGGRTEKPFVKAGNKYHKMKARGTKYPRVRGVAMNAVDHPFGGGGRQHPGKPKSVSRDTPPGRKVGDIASSRTGRGGKE